One window of the Bradyrhizobium sp. NP1 genome contains the following:
- a CDS encoding DUF2188 domain-containing protein, producing MIHVTYKIVQHDGGWAYTVNGVFSETFATHAAALAAARRAATEQRVPGRTEAIQYETSDGKWHTETASGSDRPETDVEDAGA from the coding sequence ATGATCCACGTCACCTACAAGATCGTCCAGCACGATGGCGGATGGGCCTACACGGTCAATGGCGTTTTCTCGGAGACCTTCGCGACCCACGCTGCGGCGCTTGCGGCTGCGCGCCGCGCCGCCACCGAGCAGCGCGTGCCCGGGCGGACCGAGGCGATCCAGTACGAGACCTCTGATGGCAAGTGGCACACCGAGACGGCCTCGGGCAGCGACCGGCCTGAAACCGATGTCGAGGACGCCGGCGCGTAA
- the bfr gene encoding bacterioferritin: protein MQGDPKVIEYLNKGLRHELTAINQYWLHFRLLNNWGLIDMAKVWRKESIEEMEHADKFTDRILFLDGFPNMQVLDPLRIGQNVKEIIECDLAAEHSARALYQEAATYCHSVKDYVSRDLFEKLMSDEEHHIDFLETQLDLIQRIGLELYTQKHIGGLESDFSKEGG, encoded by the coding sequence ATGCAGGGCGACCCGAAAGTCATCGAGTATCTCAACAAGGGCCTGCGTCACGAACTCACCGCGATCAACCAATACTGGCTCCATTTTCGCCTGCTGAATAATTGGGGCCTGATCGACATGGCGAAGGTCTGGCGCAAGGAATCCATCGAGGAGATGGAGCACGCCGACAAGTTCACCGACCGCATCCTGTTCCTCGACGGATTCCCCAACATGCAGGTGCTCGATCCCTTGCGGATCGGCCAGAACGTCAAGGAAATCATCGAATGCGACCTTGCCGCTGAGCACAGCGCCCGCGCGCTCTACCAGGAGGCTGCAACCTACTGCCACAGCGTCAAGGACTACGTGTCGCGCGACCTGTTCGAGAAGCTGATGAGCGACGAGGAGCATCACATCGACTTCCTCGAGACCCAGCTCGACCTGATCCAGCGCATCGGGCTCGAGCTCTACACCCAGAAGCATATCGGCGGGCTCGAGAGCGACTTTTCCAAGGAAGGCGGCTGA
- a CDS encoding (2Fe-2S)-binding protein — protein MIVCSCNVLSDHDVRSAVNSADALPRNPKQLYGCLGCSAECGRCARTIKTIIDEALGPCAKTCMAGCPHNHAEADEPGEFALAAC, from the coding sequence ATGATCGTCTGTTCCTGCAACGTCCTCAGCGACCACGATGTGCGCAGTGCCGTGAACTCGGCCGATGCCCTTCCCCGCAACCCCAAGCAGCTCTACGGATGCCTTGGTTGCAGTGCCGAATGCGGCCGCTGCGCGCGCACCATCAAGACCATCATCGATGAGGCACTCGGGCCCTGCGCCAAGACCTGCATGGCTGGCTGCCCGCACAACCACGCGGAAGCGGACGAGCCCGGCGAATTCGCACTGGCGGCCTGCTGA
- a CDS encoding metalloregulator ArsR/SmtB family transcription factor, whose protein sequence is MRQRAVQSGFSQITEALSDPAREAIVTALSHGRAMPAGELADAAGISPQSASAHLQKLVDAGVLSVWPQGRFRYYRISDDDVASLIESLVDLAAKAGKVERRLARLPGPFRQSRNCYRHLAGQLGVVLCNALVRRQLVALYGRSGRITDKGLAWCRDEGIAFEPVREPHLRLCNDWTERVPHLAGAFPSAILDRLLATRCVAPSDIPRALRLTPKGRGFFSRLGADVPF, encoded by the coding sequence GTGAGGCAGCGCGCGGTGCAGTCGGGCTTTTCCCAGATCACGGAAGCCTTGAGCGATCCGGCGCGCGAGGCGATCGTCACCGCGCTGTCCCATGGTCGGGCGATGCCCGCGGGTGAACTGGCTGATGCCGCCGGCATCTCGCCGCAAAGCGCGAGCGCGCATCTGCAGAAGCTTGTCGATGCCGGGGTGCTGTCGGTGTGGCCGCAGGGCCGCTTCCGCTACTACCGGATCAGCGACGACGACGTCGCCTCCCTGATCGAGAGCCTGGTCGATCTCGCGGCGAAGGCCGGGAAAGTCGAGCGCAGGCTGGCCCGGCTGCCCGGGCCGTTCCGCCAGTCGCGCAACTGCTATCGCCATCTTGCGGGCCAGCTTGGCGTGGTGCTCTGCAACGCCCTGGTTCGCCGTCAACTGGTCGCGCTCTACGGCCGGAGCGGCCGCATCACGGACAAGGGCCTTGCGTGGTGCCGCGACGAAGGGATTGCCTTCGAGCCGGTGCGCGAGCCGCATCTGCGGCTTTGCAACGACTGGACCGAGCGCGTGCCGCATCTCGCCGGCGCGTTTCCGAGTGCGATCCTGGACCGGCTGCTTGCAACGCGCTGCGTCGCGCCGTCGGACATTCCGCGGGCGCTACGCCTGACGCCGAAGGGCCGCGGCTTCTTCAGCCGGCTCGGCGCCGACGTGCCGTTCTGA
- a CDS encoding alpha/beta fold hydrolase gives MKHRCAALSAALMMMSVTAMAADYPAPKQGEWIAKDFKFHTGETIAALRLHYTTIGEPSGQPVLVLHGSGGSAASMLTPTFAGELFGPGQALDAAKYYIVIPDGIGHGQSSKPSDGTKTAFPKYDYNDMVDAQYRLVTEGLGIRHLRLVLGNSMGGMHAWIWGTRYPGMMDALVPMASQPTEMAARNWMLRRMMIETIRNDPDYAGGNYTAPPRMMKYAIAAYRIASAGGTLGYQTLAPTAAKADAMVDELLAAPVADANDFIYQWEASHDYNPSAALEKIEAKTLAINAADDERNPPETGVTAAAVKRIRDGKLYLIPASTETRGHLTTGNAKFYIAPLRELLQTAPQRTM, from the coding sequence ATGAAACATCGTTGCGCGGCGCTGTCGGCCGCCCTGATGATGATGTCGGTGACGGCGATGGCGGCGGACTATCCTGCGCCGAAGCAGGGCGAATGGATCGCGAAGGATTTCAAGTTCCACACCGGCGAGACCATCGCGGCGCTGCGGCTGCACTACACCACGATCGGCGAACCCTCGGGCCAGCCGGTCCTGGTGCTGCATGGCTCCGGCGGCTCGGCCGCCTCCATGCTGACTCCGACCTTCGCCGGCGAATTGTTCGGGCCCGGCCAGGCGCTCGACGCAGCGAAATATTACATCGTCATCCCTGATGGCATCGGCCACGGCCAGTCCTCAAAGCCCTCCGACGGGACGAAGACCGCGTTTCCGAAGTACGACTACAACGACATGGTCGACGCGCAATACCGGCTGGTCACCGAGGGCCTCGGCATCAGGCATTTGCGGCTGGTGCTCGGCAATTCGATGGGCGGCATGCATGCCTGGATCTGGGGCACGCGCTACCCGGGAATGATGGATGCGCTGGTGCCGATGGCCTCGCAACCGACCGAGATGGCGGCGCGCAACTGGATGCTGCGGCGGATGATGATCGAGACCATCCGCAACGATCCCGACTATGCCGGCGGCAACTACACCGCCCCGCCGCGGATGATGAAATATGCGATCGCGGCCTACCGGATCGCGAGCGCCGGCGGCACGCTCGGCTACCAGACGCTGGCGCCGACGGCGGCCAAGGCCGACGCGATGGTCGACGAGCTGCTCGCGGCACCCGTCGCTGACGCCAACGACTTCATCTATCAATGGGAAGCCTCGCACGACTACAATCCGTCCGCCGCGCTGGAGAAGATCGAGGCGAAGACGCTTGCGATCAACGCGGCCGACGACGAGCGAAATCCGCCAGAGACCGGCGTGACGGCCGCCGCAGTCAAGCGCATCCGGGACGGCAAGCTTTACCTCATCCCCGCCAGCACCGAGACACGCGGCCACCTCACCACGGGCAACGCGAAATTCTACATCGCGCCGCTGCGCGAGCTGCTGCAGACCGCGCCGCAGCGCACGATGTAA
- a CDS encoding collagen-like protein: MADETTSRRGSPGSPGPQGPRGRQGEPGRPGPQGHPGRRGPDGARGKPGPQGKAGTQGKPGPQGKRGEPGPAGPRGEPGAAGAPGPRGEAGPPGQLPSIEQVIPWLTQIFDAWEEHRRMREQEAAEHQALEAAVREASIDPDDEADDDGHKKKKKKKHKGRKERDD; this comes from the coding sequence TTGGCCGACGAAACGACGAGCCGGCGAGGATCGCCGGGTTCACCGGGGCCGCAGGGCCCGCGCGGACGCCAGGGCGAGCCGGGACGGCCAGGACCACAGGGGCATCCCGGGCGGCGCGGTCCGGATGGCGCGCGGGGCAAGCCGGGGCCACAGGGCAAGGCGGGGACGCAAGGCAAGCCCGGGCCGCAGGGCAAGCGCGGCGAGCCGGGACCAGCCGGTCCGCGCGGTGAGCCCGGCGCGGCAGGAGCGCCGGGGCCGCGCGGCGAAGCAGGTCCACCCGGCCAGCTTCCCTCGATCGAGCAGGTCATCCCGTGGCTGACGCAGATCTTCGATGCCTGGGAAGAACACCGCCGCATGCGCGAGCAGGAGGCCGCCGAGCATCAGGCGCTCGAGGCGGCCGTGCGGGAAGCCTCGATCGATCCCGATGACGAGGCTGATGACGACGGCCACAAGAAGAAAAAGAAGAAAAAGCACAAGGGCAGGAAAGAGCGCGACGACTAG
- a CDS encoding nuclear transport factor 2 family protein, translated as MAAETRDAERIYQLWDQALGNKDLEASLSLYADDASIESPLVCHLMKTAQGVVQGKDALRKFIARVFATNPPQRKRFRKGFFTDGRLIKYPRTTPEGDQMELVEVMEIEDGLIRRHRVYWGWYALNVLRRSA; from the coding sequence ATGGCGGCTGAGACACGCGACGCCGAACGAATCTACCAGCTGTGGGACCAGGCGCTCGGCAACAAGGACCTTGAAGCGTCGCTCTCGCTCTATGCGGACGACGCCTCGATCGAGAGTCCGCTGGTCTGCCATCTCATGAAGACCGCGCAAGGTGTCGTGCAGGGCAAGGACGCGCTGCGCAAGTTTATCGCGCGGGTGTTTGCGACCAATCCGCCGCAGCGCAAGCGCTTCCGCAAGGGCTTCTTCACCGACGGCCGCCTGATCAAATATCCACGCACGACTCCGGAAGGCGACCAGATGGAACTGGTCGAGGTCATGGAGATCGAGGACGGGCTGATCCGGCGCCACCGCGTCTATTGGGGCTGGTATGCGTTGAATGTACTAAGAAGGAGCGCATGA
- a CDS encoding DUF2277 domain-containing protein has product MCRNIKTLFNFEPPATEDEIEASALQFVRKLSGFNKPSQANEAAFERAVEEVAEAARRLLTSLHTHAPARDRATEAEKAKERSRLRFAR; this is encoded by the coding sequence ATGTGCCGCAATATCAAGACGCTGTTCAATTTCGAGCCGCCGGCGACCGAGGATGAAATCGAGGCCTCCGCGTTGCAATTCGTGCGCAAGCTTTCCGGCTTCAACAAGCCGTCGCAGGCCAACGAGGCGGCGTTCGAGCGCGCGGTGGAGGAGGTCGCCGAGGCGGCGCGGCGGCTTTTGACATCCCTGCATACCCATGCACCGGCACGCGACCGTGCGACCGAGGCCGAGAAGGCGAAGGAGCGCTCGCGGCTGCGCTTCGCAAGGTGA
- a CDS encoding pyridoxamine 5'-phosphate oxidase family protein yields MTDLAAADLAAIYPKPTPRVIAKARPELDRHAKNFIAMSPFCVLATSATDGSVDASPRGGNPGFVHVAGPHELLMPDRAGNNRIDSFRNIVEGSGFVQLIFFVPGIDETLRVGGKGVVTADPEVLASMVEFGKPPRAVLRVAVTEAYFHCGKALMRSKLWSPETRLERKAFPSISEVIHDQTTLGEPESQAAVEARYKTQL; encoded by the coding sequence GTGACCGATCTTGCCGCCGCCGACCTTGCCGCGATCTATCCGAAACCGACGCCCCGCGTCATCGCCAAGGCACGCCCGGAGCTCGACCGGCACGCGAAGAACTTCATCGCGATGTCGCCGTTCTGCGTGCTTGCGACATCAGCCACCGACGGCAGCGTCGACGCCTCGCCGCGCGGCGGCAATCCCGGCTTCGTCCATGTCGCTGGCCCCCACGAGCTCCTGATGCCGGACCGCGCCGGCAACAACCGCATCGACAGCTTCAGGAACATCGTCGAGGGCTCGGGCTTCGTGCAGTTGATCTTCTTCGTGCCCGGGATCGACGAGACGCTGCGCGTCGGCGGCAAGGGAGTGGTCACGGCCGATCCGGAGGTGCTGGCCTCGATGGTGGAGTTCGGCAAACCGCCGCGCGCGGTGCTGCGCGTCGCGGTGACCGAAGCCTATTTCCATTGCGGCAAGGCGCTGATGCGCTCGAAGCTGTGGTCGCCCGAGACGCGCCTGGAGCGCAAGGCATTCCCGAGCATCAGCGAAGTGATCCACGATCAGACAACGCTGGGCGAGCCGGAAAGCCAGGCGGCAGTCGAAGCGCGCTACAAGACGCAGCTTTAG
- a CDS encoding TIGR00645 family protein, whose translation MSAISDAPAPPKGPSLRPVPMLIFGSRWLQLPLYVGLIIAQGVYVVLFIKELWHLFAHSFDFSEQQIMLAVLGLIDVVMISNLLVMVIVGGYETFVSRLNLRGHPDEPEWLSHVNASVLKIKLAMAIIGISSIHLLRTFIEAGALSSGKGNYTETGVMWQTIIHCVFILSAIGIAIVDKLSNDSIEGAKQQAAH comes from the coding sequence ATGTCTGCTATTTCCGACGCGCCCGCGCCGCCGAAGGGCCCGTCACTGCGTCCCGTCCCCATGCTGATCTTCGGATCGCGCTGGCTGCAATTGCCGCTCTATGTCGGCCTCATCATCGCCCAGGGCGTCTATGTTGTGCTGTTCATCAAGGAGCTGTGGCACCTGTTCGCCCATTCGTTTGATTTCAGCGAGCAGCAGATCATGTTGGCCGTCCTCGGCCTGATCGATGTCGTGATGATCTCGAACCTCCTGGTGATGGTGATCGTCGGCGGCTACGAGACCTTCGTTTCCCGCCTCAATCTGCGGGGACATCCAGATGAGCCGGAATGGCTCAGCCACGTCAACGCCAGCGTCCTGAAGATCAAGCTGGCGATGGCCATCATCGGCATCTCCTCCATCCACCTGTTGCGGACCTTCATCGAGGCGGGCGCACTGTCGTCAGGGAAGGGGAACTACACTGAAACCGGCGTGATGTGGCAGACGATCATCCACTGCGTCTTCATCCTGTCAGCCATCGGCATCGCCATCGTCGACAAGCTGTCGAATGACTCGATCGAAGGTGCGAAGCAGCAGGCCGCACATTAG
- the ettA gene encoding energy-dependent translational throttle protein EttA codes for MARQFIYFMQGLTKAYPTRKVLDNIHLSFYPDAKIGVLGVNGSGKSTLLKIMAGLDKEYSGEAWVAEGARVGYLEQEPHLDPKLSVRDNVMLGVAKQKAILDRYNELAVNYSDETADEMTKLQDEIEAQGLWDLDSKVDQAMDALRCPPDDADVAKLSGGERRRVALCRLLLDQPDLLLLDEPTNHLDAESVSWLEGHLRNYPGAILIVTHDRYFLDNVTGWILELDRGRGIPYEGNYSSWLVQKQKRLEQEGREEAAHQRTLAREQEWIAASPKARQAKSKARYQRYEDLLKKASEKQVQTAQITIPVAERLGQNVVDFEGLTKGFGDRLLIDDLTFKLPPGGIVGVIGPNGAGKTTLFRMITGQDKPDKGTITTGESVHLGYVDQSRDSLDGNKTVWEEISGGNELILLGKREVNSRGYCSSFNFKGADQQKKVGALSGGERNRVHLAKMLRSGANVLLLDEPTNDLDVDTLRALEEALEDFAGCAVIISHDRWFLDRIATHILAFEDDSHVEWFEGNFQDYEKDKMRRLGQDSIIPHRVKYKKLTR; via the coding sequence ATGGCCCGCCAGTTCATCTACTTCATGCAGGGTCTGACCAAGGCCTATCCGACCCGCAAGGTGCTCGACAACATCCATCTGTCGTTCTACCCGGACGCCAAGATCGGCGTGCTCGGCGTCAACGGATCGGGCAAGTCGACCTTGCTCAAGATCATGGCCGGGCTCGACAAGGAGTATAGCGGCGAGGCGTGGGTCGCCGAGGGCGCCCGCGTCGGTTACCTCGAGCAGGAGCCGCACCTCGATCCCAAGCTATCGGTCCGCGACAACGTCATGCTGGGCGTCGCCAAGCAGAAGGCGATCCTCGACCGCTACAACGAGCTTGCGGTCAACTATTCCGACGAGACCGCGGACGAGATGACCAAGCTGCAGGACGAGATCGAGGCGCAGGGCCTGTGGGATCTCGACAGCAAAGTCGACCAGGCGATGGACGCGCTGCGCTGCCCGCCCGACGATGCCGACGTCGCAAAGCTCTCCGGCGGCGAGCGCCGCCGCGTCGCGCTGTGCCGCCTGCTGCTCGACCAGCCCGACCTCTTGCTGCTGGACGAGCCGACCAACCATCTCGACGCCGAGTCGGTGTCATGGCTGGAAGGGCACCTGCGCAACTATCCCGGCGCGATCCTGATCGTCACCCACGACCGCTACTTCCTCGACAACGTCACCGGGTGGATCCTCGAGCTCGACCGCGGCCGCGGCATTCCCTACGAGGGCAATTACTCCTCCTGGCTGGTGCAGAAGCAGAAGCGGCTCGAGCAGGAGGGCCGCGAGGAGGCCGCGCACCAGCGCACGCTGGCGCGCGAGCAGGAGTGGATCGCGGCCTCGCCCAAGGCACGGCAGGCCAAGTCCAAGGCGCGCTATCAGCGCTACGAGGACCTTCTGAAGAAGGCGAGCGAGAAGCAGGTCCAGACCGCGCAGATTACGATCCCAGTCGCCGAGCGGCTCGGCCAGAACGTCGTCGATTTCGAGGGCCTGACCAAGGGTTTTGGCGATCGCCTCCTGATCGACGATCTCACCTTCAAGCTGCCGCCGGGCGGCATCGTCGGCGTGATCGGGCCGAACGGCGCCGGCAAGACCACGCTGTTCCGCATGATCACGGGCCAGGACAAGCCGGACAAGGGTACGATCACGACCGGCGAGTCGGTGCATCTCGGCTATGTCGACCAGTCGCGCGACAGTCTCGACGGCAACAAGACCGTGTGGGAGGAGATTTCCGGCGGCAACGAATTGATCCTGCTCGGAAAGCGCGAGGTCAATTCGCGCGGCTACTGCTCCTCGTTCAACTTCAAGGGCGCCGACCAGCAGAAGAAGGTCGGAGCGTTGTCGGGCGGCGAGCGCAACCGCGTGCATCTGGCCAAGATGCTGCGCTCCGGCGCCAACGTGCTGCTGCTCGACGAACCGACCAACGACCTCGACGTCGACACGCTGCGCGCGCTTGAAGAGGCGCTGGAGGACTTTGCCGGCTGCGCGGTGATCATCAGCCACGACCGCTGGTTCCTCGACCGCATCGCGACCCACATCCTGGCCTTTGAGGACGACAGCCATGTCGAATGGTTCGAGGGCAACTTCCAGGACTACGAGAAGGACAAGATGCGCCGCCTGGGTCAGGACTCCATCATCCCGCACCGGGTGAAGTACAAGAAGCTGACGCGGTAG
- a CDS encoding cytochrome P450, whose amino-acid sequence MSNAPHYPIDVAAFWADPYPDLARMRKEAPIAYVPQLGSTIFTRRDDIFSQEKRIDVFSSHQPQGLMNRMMGHNMMRKDGDAHMSERTQMFPAVSPRAVREAWLAKFKAHAERILDELAPKGQADLVKEFALPLSGECLKDITGLTNIRYQEMDAWSQAMIDGIANYAGDKQVEARCHAATAGIDAAIDDMLPVVTKQPNASILSVLVAAGQPMESVRANVKLAISGGQNEPRDAISGSIWALLTHPAQLALVREGKAKWIDVFEEYARWIAPIGMSPRRVAKPCNYRGVDFEPEDRVFLMYGSANRDEACFEHPDRFDIMRDTSKSIAFGAGPHYCAGAFASRAMVADVALPAIFARLKNLRLDTREPVRIGGWAFRGLLNLPVAWDVN is encoded by the coding sequence ATGTCCAACGCGCCCCATTATCCGATCGACGTCGCCGCCTTCTGGGCCGACCCCTATCCCGATCTCGCCAGGATGCGGAAGGAAGCGCCGATCGCGTATGTGCCGCAGCTCGGCTCCACCATCTTCACCCGCCGCGACGACATCTTCAGCCAGGAGAAGCGCATCGACGTGTTCTCATCGCACCAGCCGCAGGGGCTGATGAACCGCATGATGGGCCACAACATGATGCGCAAGGACGGCGACGCGCACATGAGCGAGCGCACGCAGATGTTCCCGGCGGTTTCGCCGCGCGCGGTGCGCGAAGCCTGGCTCGCCAAGTTCAAGGCGCATGCCGAACGCATCCTCGATGAGCTCGCGCCGAAAGGACAGGCGGACCTCGTCAAAGAATTCGCACTGCCGCTCTCCGGCGAATGCCTCAAGGACATCACGGGGCTGACCAACATCCGTTACCAGGAGATGGATGCGTGGTCGCAGGCGATGATCGACGGCATCGCCAATTATGCCGGCGACAAGCAGGTCGAGGCGCGCTGCCATGCCGCGACCGCGGGCATCGATGCGGCGATCGACGACATGCTGCCGGTCGTGACGAAACAGCCCAACGCCTCGATCCTGAGCGTGCTCGTCGCCGCAGGCCAGCCGATGGAAAGCGTGCGCGCCAACGTCAAGCTTGCGATCTCGGGCGGCCAGAACGAGCCGCGCGATGCGATCTCCGGCTCGATCTGGGCGCTATTGACCCATCCCGCACAGCTTGCGCTGGTGCGCGAGGGGAAGGCGAAATGGATCGACGTGTTCGAGGAATATGCGCGTTGGATCGCGCCGATCGGCATGTCGCCGCGCCGCGTCGCAAAACCCTGCAACTATCGCGGCGTCGATTTCGAGCCCGAGGACCGCGTGTTCCTGATGTACGGCTCGGCCAATCGCGACGAAGCCTGTTTCGAGCATCCCGACCGCTTCGACATCATGCGCGACACTTCCAAGAGCATCGCGTTCGGCGCCGGCCCACATTACTGCGCCGGCGCCTTCGCCTCGCGCGCGATGGTCGCCGACGTGGCGCTCCCCGCGATCTTCGCGCGGCTGAAGAATTTGCGGCTCGATACGCGCGAGCCGGTGCGGATCGGCGGCTGGGCGTTTCGCGGCCTGCTCAACCTGCCCGTTGCGTGGGACGTGAACTAG
- a CDS encoding lytic murein transglycosylase: MLFLAFVPCVPARAADAAFTQFIASLWPEAQAAGVSRATFDRETAGLEPDYKLPDLILPGRPATGAPSQAEFVQVPADYIREASIARLASEGQRLMQKYQTPLKGIEARFGVPATIVLAIWGRETDYGRYALPYDAVRVLATQAYVGRRKDQYRNEFILGLKILGEGAVSRKDMRASWAGATGLTQFLPSEYYKHGVDLDGDGRVDIWHSVPDALASAAQQLVNKGWQGGVQWAYEVRAPADVDCTLGVPEVTKPLREWLGEGFVPVRGQKLGAAEQAQAASLLQPEGIYGPSFLTTKNYFVIKEYNFSDLYVLFVGHLADRMLTPQPFATPWSASTQLRTVDVEAMQRGLTRIGLYKDKIDGKAGMLTRAALGAYQKSARLKVDCWPSEAVLRSINAAR; the protein is encoded by the coding sequence CTGCTGTTTCTTGCGTTCGTGCCGTGCGTTCCCGCCCGCGCAGCCGATGCCGCGTTCACGCAATTCATCGCTTCGCTGTGGCCGGAGGCGCAGGCCGCCGGCGTCTCGCGCGCGACCTTCGATCGCGAGACCGCGGGCCTCGAGCCCGACTACAAGCTGCCCGACCTGATCCTGCCCGGCCGGCCCGCGACCGGCGCGCCGTCGCAGGCCGAATTCGTGCAGGTGCCGGCCGACTACATCAGGGAAGCCTCCATCGCGCGGCTCGCATCCGAGGGCCAGCGCCTGATGCAGAAATACCAGACGCCATTGAAGGGGATCGAGGCGCGCTTCGGCGTGCCTGCGACCATCGTGCTCGCGATCTGGGGCCGCGAGACCGACTACGGCCGCTACGCGCTGCCCTATGACGCGGTGCGCGTGCTTGCAACGCAAGCCTATGTCGGTCGCCGCAAGGATCAGTACCGCAACGAGTTCATCCTGGGCCTGAAGATCCTTGGCGAGGGCGCAGTCAGCCGCAAGGACATGCGCGCCTCCTGGGCCGGCGCCACCGGGCTGACGCAGTTTCTGCCATCCGAATACTACAAGCACGGTGTCGATCTCGACGGCGATGGGCGCGTCGACATCTGGCATTCGGTGCCGGATGCGCTTGCTTCCGCCGCGCAACAGCTCGTCAACAAGGGCTGGCAGGGCGGTGTGCAATGGGCCTACGAGGTACGCGCGCCCGCCGATGTCGACTGCACGCTCGGTGTGCCCGAGGTGACGAAGCCGCTTCGCGAGTGGCTGGGCGAGGGTTTTGTGCCGGTGCGCGGGCAAAAGCTCGGCGCGGCCGAGCAGGCGCAGGCCGCATCGCTGTTGCAGCCGGAAGGGATCTACGGCCCGTCATTCCTGACCACGAAGAACTACTTCGTGATCAAGGAATACAATTTCTCCGACCTCTATGTGCTGTTCGTCGGCCATCTCGCCGACCGCATGCTGACCCCGCAGCCGTTCGCGACGCCCTGGTCGGCGTCCACGCAACTGCGCACCGTCGATGTGGAGGCGATGCAGCGCGGGCTGACACGGATCGGCCTCTACAAGGACAAGATCGACGGCAAGGCCGGCATGCTGACCCGCGCAGCACTCGGCGCCTATCAGAAATCCGCGCGCCTTAAGGTCGATTGCTGGCCGAGCGAAGCGGTGCTGCGCTCGATCAACGCCGCGCGCTAA